One genomic segment of Erythrolamprus reginae isolate rEryReg1 chromosome 2, rEryReg1.hap1, whole genome shotgun sequence includes these proteins:
- the LOC139158459 gene encoding tripartite motif-containing protein 54-like codes for MEALVQVLSCPVCLELFTPPVLLLSCAHNFCKKCLEKILILQNCSHVNGHFSCPMCRKIVYLRGGGLIGLPRNILVENVLEKFKYELENLHTIEQDRLSQICEEHGESMSLVCLTDDKPICVICKLFGDHESHTVARIAEVCAERKKSFIKGLDWVFQQSEYAEQARKEIEIKMNELAFTNTGVKVMIEAVGNSLIKGIRCRMAELKGELCKDYSTKLEKLQLLANDLQVPTHLYHQMKAFLEQHTTSVRFLQEDKIFRSKLEKLTEGKLIQQDTNGCHISIGQYFKDLIKGISINNYISSNSDETLASSSELPEGFKLECPAFSFSGGFPDEYFCQEVLDFFQKSSEMKQEPNQHMSHSEGNNTPCKMDLSLEAE; via the exons ATGGAGGCTTTGGTGCAGGTGCTCTCCTGTCCAGTGTGCTTAGAACTGTTCACTCCCCCAGTGCTGCTCCTCTCTTGTGCACATAATTTCTGCAAAAAATGCTTGGAAAAGATTCTCATCCTTCAAAATTGTAGCCATGTCAATGGGCATTTCTCTTGCCCTATGTGCAGAAAA ATTGTCTACTTGAGAGGAGGAGGACTCATTGGATTACCAAGGAATATCCTAGTGGAGAATGTTCTTGAAAAATTTAAGTATGAGCTTGAAAATCTTCATACCATAGAACAAGACCGTTTGTCTCAAATATGTGAAGAGCATGGAGAAAGCATGTCTTTG GTATGTCTAACTGATGATAAACCAATATGTGTCATTTGCAAGCTCTTTGGAGACCATGAATCCCATACGGTGGCAAGAATTGCTGAGGTGTGTGCAGAGAGGAAAAAGAGTTTCATCAAAGGTTTAGACTGGGTATTCCAACAGTCTGAATATGCTGAACAGGCAAGGAAG GAAATTGAAATAAAGATGAATGAACTTGCATTTACCAATACTGGTGTCAAGGTTATGATTGAAGCTGTAGGGAATAGCCTAATCAAAGGTATCAGATGCAGAATGGCGGAGCTGAAAGGGGAATTATGTAAGGATTATTCTACAAAACTAGAAAAGCTGCAGCTCTTAGCAAATGACCTTCAAGTCCCCACCCACCTTTATCATCAAATGAAAGCCTTTTTGGAACAGCATACCACTTCAGTGCGTTTTCTTCAAGAAGATAAAATATTTAGAAGCAAGTTAGAGAAACTTACAGAAGGAAAGCTTATACAACAAGACACAAATGGCTGTCATATTTCTATTGGGCAATATTTCAAAGATTTGATCAAAGGCATCAGCATTAATAATTATATCTCCTCTAATTCCGATGAAACGCTTGCAAGTTCCAGTGAGCTCCCAGAAGGATTCAAGCTGGAATGTCCTGCGTTTTCTTTCTCTGGTGGATTTCCTGATGAATATTTCTGCCAAGAGGTACTTGATTTTTTCCAGAAATCAAGTGAAATGAAGCAAGAGCCTAATCAACACATGTCCCACAGTGAAGGAAATAATACACCATGTAAAATGGACCTCTCACTAGAAGCGGAATGA